In one Rhodohalobacter sp. 614A genomic region, the following are encoded:
- a CDS encoding alkene reductase, with the protein MEIKTQVSLFEPLKTENLELSNRIAMAPMTRSRAIGAIPNDLMATYYGQRASAGLIISEGVAPSPNGLGYARIPGVYNNEQVNGWTRIADAVHTKGGKIFMQLMHTGRITHPANLPDSAKVVGASAVRANADMWTDESGMQPLPEPEAMSEDEIRKTIDEFAVAAKNAIRAGFDGVELHGANGYLLEQFLNPEVNVRTDQYGGSIENRIRFVVEVAESVANAIGTNKTGIRLSPYNTFNDMPAYDETFDTYVRLTEELNKLDIAYIHLVEAASRNQEKGPELLSRIREQFNNLVIANGGYNRESAEEVLESGRADLVSFGVPFISNPDLPRRFKEEIPLNQPDKSTFYSADEKGYTDYSFSEN; encoded by the coding sequence ATGGAAATTAAAACTCAAGTCTCACTTTTTGAACCGTTAAAAACTGAAAATCTTGAATTAAGTAACCGAATTGCAATGGCGCCAATGACACGATCCAGAGCGATAGGAGCCATTCCGAATGATTTAATGGCTACTTATTATGGTCAGCGTGCATCGGCAGGGTTGATTATTTCTGAAGGCGTGGCGCCCTCACCTAATGGGTTGGGATATGCCAGAATCCCGGGAGTTTATAATAATGAGCAGGTAAATGGCTGGACAAGGATTGCCGATGCAGTTCACACTAAAGGTGGTAAGATTTTTATGCAGCTTATGCATACCGGGAGAATTACTCATCCTGCAAATCTGCCGGATAGTGCAAAAGTGGTAGGGGCATCAGCGGTTCGTGCGAATGCTGATATGTGGACGGATGAATCAGGAATGCAGCCATTACCTGAACCTGAAGCAATGTCCGAAGACGAAATCAGGAAAACCATCGATGAGTTTGCCGTAGCGGCAAAAAATGCCATTAGGGCCGGATTTGACGGAGTGGAACTGCACGGGGCAAATGGATACCTGCTTGAACAGTTTTTGAATCCGGAAGTGAATGTCAGAACGGATCAATATGGAGGCAGTATCGAGAACAGAATCCGGTTTGTTGTTGAAGTGGCAGAATCTGTTGCAAACGCCATTGGGACAAATAAAACAGGAATCAGGCTTTCGCCATATAATACATTTAACGACATGCCGGCGTATGATGAGACATTTGATACATACGTGAGGCTAACAGAAGAATTGAATAAACTCGATATCGCATACATTCATTTGGTTGAAGCTGCGTCCAGAAATCAGGAGAAAGGTCCGGAATTGTTAAGCCGTATTCGTGAGCAATTTAATAACCTGGTGATTGCCAACGGTGGTTACAATCGCGAATCTGCCGAAGAGGTTTTGGAAAGTGGACGCGCAGATCTTGTTTCATTTGGGGTTCCGTTTATCTCAAATCCGGATCTGCCGAGAAGGTTCAAAGAGGAGATTCCACTTAATCAACCCGATAAAAGTACATTTTATTCAGCAGACGAAAAGGGATATACGGACTATTCATTTTCAGAAAATTAA
- a CDS encoding MarR family winged helix-turn-helix transcriptional regulator, which yields MKIEDAIQQRNFDSPQAKAWMNMIYTYNQLTDQVNQAFKQFEITSQQYNVLRILRGRKGKPACCGEVKEVMLDKNPDLTRLSDRLIKKGLIERSVNELNRREVQLTITQQGLDLLDSMEPILKRHNQFLKNLSDAEADQLSSLLEKLRQ from the coding sequence ATGAAAATTGAGGATGCCATACAACAGCGAAATTTTGATAGTCCGCAGGCAAAAGCGTGGATGAATATGATTTATACCTATAATCAATTGACAGATCAGGTAAATCAGGCATTTAAGCAGTTTGAAATTACATCTCAGCAGTATAATGTTTTGAGAATCCTGCGGGGAAGAAAAGGTAAGCCTGCTTGTTGTGGCGAAGTAAAAGAGGTGATGTTGGACAAAAATCCTGACCTCACCCGGCTGAGTGACCGGCTCATTAAAAAAGGATTAATCGAACGATCTGTCAATGAACTGAACAGACGGGAAGTACAATTAACGATCACTCAACAGGGTTTGGATCTTTTAGATTCAATGGAGCCGATACTGAAAAGGCATAATCAATTTTTGAAAAATCTGTCTGATGCGGAAGCCGATCAACTTTCAAGTTTGCTGGAGAAGCTAAGGCAGTAA
- a CDS encoding ArsR/SmtB family transcription factor encodes MQRDVFQAIADPTRREIIDLIANQSLPVNEVADHFEISRPAISKHIKILDECGLVVIQKKGRKRYCRADVRKLKRVSDWASKYQKFWTQKLDALEALLDEENNT; translated from the coding sequence ATGCAGCGAGATGTATTCCAGGCCATAGCGGATCCCACACGACGAGAAATTATTGATTTGATTGCCAATCAATCTCTCCCGGTGAATGAAGTAGCCGACCATTTTGAAATCAGCCGACCGGCCATCTCCAAACACATCAAAATTTTGGATGAGTGTGGGCTTGTAGTTATTCAAAAAAAAGGACGAAAACGATACTGCAGAGCCGATGTGAGGAAACTCAAAAGAGTATCGGACTGGGCGAGTAAATACCAGAAGTTTTGGACCCAAAAACTGGATGCCCTTGAAGCATTATTGGATGAAGAAAACAACACATAA
- a CDS encoding SRPBCC domain-containing protein — translation MTQKDKLIATSEMLIRKPVHEVFEALANPEITSKFWFTEGSSKLEAGKTVEWTWGQFGFAATIHVTEMKEHQLIQFQWPSGENESDVRTVDIYFEPKPDKTTFVRVVERGFDSKNAHLIEEIAGQTEGWALVLSNMKAFLEFGINLNLINDHKPNE, via the coding sequence GTGACCCAAAAAGATAAACTTATCGCTACATCTGAAATGCTTATCCGAAAACCGGTTCATGAGGTTTTTGAAGCCCTGGCAAATCCCGAAATTACATCAAAGTTTTGGTTTACTGAGGGAAGCTCAAAACTTGAAGCCGGCAAAACTGTGGAATGGACATGGGGACAGTTTGGATTTGCCGCCACCATCCACGTTACTGAGATGAAAGAACATCAACTCATTCAATTCCAGTGGCCGAGCGGTGAAAACGAATCGGATGTAAGAACCGTCGATATTTACTTTGAACCCAAACCTGACAAGACGACTTTTGTTCGAGTCGTAGAAAGAGGATTTGATTCCAAAAATGCACATTTAATCGAAGAGATTGCTGGACAAACTGAAGGCTGGGCGTTGGTACTATCAAATATGAAAGCTTTCCTGGAGTTTGGAATTAACCTGAACCTGATCAATGATCACAAACCTAATGAATAA
- a CDS encoding SRPBCC family protein, which translates to MITNLMNNPPRVEIIKPFNTEPGKVFDAWLDTNMLSKWMFGPDIREEEIIKLENNPQKGGKFSYVVKRDGEEINHVGTYRKVQRPDLLIFTWGVNVEAGDESIVTIKIEPTQTGCRLTLVHEMDPKWKEYTERTKAGWTYMLEILQRYFF; encoded by the coding sequence ATGATCACAAACCTAATGAATAATCCTCCGCGTGTAGAAATTATCAAGCCGTTCAATACCGAACCGGGAAAGGTTTTCGATGCCTGGCTGGATACAAATATGCTTAGCAAGTGGATGTTCGGCCCGGATATCCGCGAGGAAGAGATCATCAAACTGGAAAACAATCCACAAAAAGGCGGGAAATTTTCCTACGTAGTAAAACGGGATGGTGAGGAAATAAATCATGTGGGAACCTACCGAAAAGTTCAGCGGCCAGACCTGCTGATTTTTACCTGGGGTGTGAATGTTGAAGCTGGCGATGAAAGTATTGTAACCATCAAAATTGAGCCAACCCAAACCGGATGCCGATTAACACTTGTACATGAAATGGATCCAAAATGGAAGGAATATACGGAGCGTACAAAAGCCGGCTGGACATATATGCTTGAAATACTGCAACGATATTTTTTCTAA
- a CDS encoding DUF2200 domain-containing protein yields MNSEKTKHRIYTMSFASVYPHYVAKAEKKDRTKEEVDEIIRWLTGYSQKELETLLENQTDFETFFEEAPKMNPSRSLIKGVVCGVRVEDIKEPTMREIRYLDKMIDELARGKTMDKILRD; encoded by the coding sequence ATGAATTCAGAAAAGACAAAACATCGAATTTATACCATGAGCTTTGCAAGTGTCTATCCCCATTATGTGGCCAAGGCAGAGAAAAAAGATCGCACGAAAGAGGAAGTGGATGAAATAATTCGATGGCTAACGGGATACAGCCAAAAAGAATTGGAAACCCTGCTGGAAAATCAGACGGATTTCGAGACATTTTTCGAAGAAGCTCCCAAAATGAATCCTTCACGATCGTTAATCAAAGGTGTGGTTTGTGGTGTTCGGGTTGAAGACATCAAAGAACCGACGATGCGGGAAATTCGCTATCTGGATAAGATGATTGACGAATTAGCAAGAGGAAAAACGATGGACAAAATTTTACGGGATTAG
- a CDS encoding VOC family protein — MSDKITTFLMFEGNAEEAITFYISLFDDSEILNIHRYGANEAGPEGTIAQAEFTLAGRKYKTIDSPINHAFSFTPAVSLFVECDTEDELDRLFKELSKDGEVLMPLDNYGFSTKYGWVNDRFGVSWQLNLN; from the coding sequence ATGAGTGATAAAATTACCACTTTTTTGATGTTTGAAGGAAATGCAGAAGAAGCCATTACCTTCTATATATCACTGTTCGACGATTCTGAAATTCTGAATATTCACCGCTACGGAGCCAATGAAGCCGGACCCGAAGGCACGATTGCACAAGCTGAATTCACTCTTGCCGGGCGGAAGTACAAAACCATCGACAGCCCCATTAATCACGCATTTAGTTTTACTCCCGCTGTTTCTCTTTTTGTGGAGTGTGATACAGAAGACGAACTGGACCGTTTGTTCAAAGAGCTTAGCAAAGATGGCGAGGTATTAATGCCGCTGGACAATTATGGATTCAGCACTAAATACGGCTGGGTGAATGACAGATTTGGTGTATCCTGGCAATTAAATCTAAACTAA
- a CDS encoding SRPBCC family protein, which yields MDRPFGTFPQPETLRFERLVSGPIERVWDYLTKSELKAKWLSAGDVEPKVGGKVLQKFHHKDLCEKDNPIPDKYKTMEDGTYFEGRVLKWNPPTLLSYTWGEETGDESLVTFELIPKENDKVLLILTHQKLGGDRNILIGVAAGWHTHLGILVDRLAAKEPKGFWEVHMKMEAEYSKRI from the coding sequence ATGGACAGACCCTTTGGCACATTTCCACAACCGGAAACCCTTCGTTTTGAACGGCTTGTATCCGGACCTATTGAACGAGTCTGGGATTATTTGACGAAATCTGAATTAAAAGCCAAATGGCTTTCAGCGGGTGATGTAGAACCGAAAGTAGGCGGAAAAGTTTTGCAAAAATTTCATCATAAAGACTTATGCGAAAAAGACAATCCGATTCCAGACAAGTACAAAACAATGGAAGATGGCACCTATTTTGAGGGGCGTGTACTGAAGTGGAATCCTCCAACTCTTTTAAGCTACACCTGGGGTGAGGAAACCGGAGACGAATCCCTGGTTACGTTTGAACTTATCCCGAAAGAGAATGACAAAGTATTGCTGATTTTAACCCATCAAAAATTGGGCGGAGACAGAAATATACTCATTGGCGTTGCCGCCGGTTGGCATACACATCTTGGAATTCTTGTTGATCGTTTAGCCGCCAAAGAACCAAAGGGTTTTTGGGAAGTTCATATGAAAATGGAAGCAGAATATTCGAAGAGGATTTGA
- a CDS encoding DUF1080 domain-containing protein → MKKVYLFFLFIVLIQTPSFAQQTVNIDLNADVWDFASGAAEFIEYDSRPVLKVTGGELVTVKDFDFEDGTIEFDIQFSDAGFASFYFRFEDSSENECFYFRTPGAGNPDAGNAIQYAPTVKSVNLWDLMYHYQSNANYEIDQWNHVKLIVSGKQMLAYVNDMEHPALQVPYLEGDSSHGTLAFQGTMMVSNLKVRHDQVEGLSSRPGMDVEENDSRYIRKWHVTRPIAMEENVDFKNEYAPGDMTSWEVITAERKGLVNLTRKYGIKTDARRMVWLKTTIDSEETQQKTLRLGFSDEVWVTINGAPLYLDKNLFATPISKNPNGRLSLDNSTITIPLNKGKNELMIGVSNFFYGWGIVARFDDFNGIHLER, encoded by the coding sequence ATGAAAAAAGTATATCTATTTTTCCTGTTCATTGTACTGATTCAAACGCCATCCTTTGCCCAGCAGACTGTTAATATAGACTTGAACGCTGATGTATGGGATTTTGCTTCCGGAGCCGCAGAATTTATCGAATACGATTCAAGGCCCGTATTAAAAGTCACAGGCGGTGAACTTGTTACAGTAAAGGATTTCGATTTTGAAGATGGGACGATTGAGTTTGATATTCAGTTTTCGGATGCCGGTTTTGCTTCCTTCTATTTCAGGTTTGAGGATAGTTCAGAAAATGAATGCTTCTATTTTCGAACGCCAGGGGCCGGGAATCCGGATGCGGGAAATGCCATTCAATATGCACCCACCGTTAAAAGTGTGAATCTTTGGGATCTGATGTACCATTATCAATCCAATGCAAATTATGAGATTGATCAGTGGAATCACGTGAAATTGATTGTTTCAGGAAAACAAATGCTCGCGTATGTAAACGATATGGAACATCCGGCTTTGCAAGTTCCATACCTGGAAGGGGATTCCAGTCACGGGACATTGGCGTTTCAGGGAACGATGATGGTATCCAATTTGAAGGTTCGGCATGATCAGGTTGAGGGATTGTCCTCACGCCCCGGAATGGATGTGGAAGAAAACGATTCGCGATACATTCGAAAATGGCATGTGACCAGGCCGATTGCCATGGAAGAAAATGTAGATTTTAAAAATGAATATGCCCCTGGCGACATGACTTCATGGGAGGTGATTACGGCTGAGCGGAAAGGGCTTGTAAATCTAACCAGAAAATATGGAATAAAAACGGATGCCAGAAGAATGGTTTGGCTGAAAACGACTATCGATTCCGAAGAAACCCAGCAGAAGACACTTCGCCTCGGTTTCAGCGATGAAGTGTGGGTAACTATCAACGGAGCACCTCTTTATCTGGATAAAAACCTGTTTGCAACTCCAATTTCAAAAAATCCAAATGGACGATTATCATTAGATAACAGCACGATTACCATTCCACTGAATAAAGGAAAAAATGAGCTAATGATAGGCGTGTCTAACTTTTTCTACGGCTGGGGAATTGTAGCCCGTTTTGATGACTTCAACGGCATTCACCTCGAAAGATGA
- a CDS encoding hotdog domain-containing protein produces the protein MRPIDTSKTRVLKFGSDEKLRRRFLITDEDIPANMRWGRLLEVLDKLAEDVALEYVRRTNENAKVVTAAIDDIMLRTPVDIEKDLNLDARINYVGRTSMEVGIRVGQGGGSLASCYFTMVARIDENGETKSLPVEPLEYVNDLEKSRYQSAIERRKNYRDQMDALQKPPSKDEYELLRELHQAQEQSDFDGLLAGNLIRGNWERMFPEQENVPEKIFGGYVIRRAFELALMHAEEITPNRPVFVRVNRINFHQPVRIGDKLDFTSRITYTGNTSMTIEISIERISSDRVVRALSNKCIFTFVNVDEKMNPSPVPKVYPTTYAEDERYLKAHRRRQEYKQWKAESKE, from the coding sequence ATGAGACCGATTGATACGTCAAAAACCAGAGTTCTAAAGTTTGGAAGTGATGAAAAGCTCCGCCGTCGCTTTCTGATTACGGATGAAGATATCCCCGCAAATATGAGATGGGGTCGCTTGCTCGAAGTGCTCGACAAACTCGCTGAAGATGTGGCCCTGGAATACGTACGCAGAACCAATGAAAATGCAAAAGTAGTAACCGCTGCTATTGATGATATCATGCTGCGAACCCCAGTGGATATTGAAAAGGATTTAAATTTAGACGCCAGAATAAATTATGTGGGCCGCACTTCCATGGAAGTGGGAATCCGGGTTGGACAGGGAGGAGGATCGCTGGCTTCGTGCTATTTCACGATGGTGGCCAGAATCGATGAAAATGGCGAAACAAAAAGCCTTCCGGTTGAACCGCTTGAGTATGTGAATGACTTGGAAAAAAGCCGGTATCAATCGGCTATTGAGCGGCGGAAGAATTATCGGGATCAGATGGACGCCCTGCAAAAACCTCCGAGCAAAGACGAATATGAATTGCTTCGGGAATTGCATCAGGCACAGGAACAATCCGATTTTGATGGTCTATTGGCAGGCAATTTGATTCGGGGAAATTGGGAGCGAATGTTCCCGGAACAGGAAAATGTACCGGAGAAAATTTTTGGTGGATATGTGATCCGCCGGGCTTTTGAACTCGCATTGATGCATGCCGAAGAAATCACTCCAAATCGTCCTGTTTTTGTGCGTGTAAATCGCATCAATTTTCATCAACCTGTACGAATTGGGGATAAGCTGGATTTTACCAGCCGGATAACCTATACGGGAAATACATCCATGACTATCGAAATCAGTATTGAGCGAATCAGCAGCGACAGGGTCGTACGGGCTCTTTCAAATAAATGTATTTTTACCTTCGTAAATGTGGATGAAAAGATGAATCCCAGCCCGGTGCCCAAAGTGTATCCCACCACGTATGCCGAGGATGAACGCTATCTGAAAGCACATCGCCGCAGGCAAGAATACAAGCAGTGGAAAGCTGAAAGCAAAGAGTGA
- a CDS encoding DUF72 domain-containing protein: protein MKFGSVDNPEKHDLTLPEDHPDTKKVLSQSQNGKPDIYVGCAKWNKSELKGFYPRGTKDELTYYSTQFNSIELNATHYRNFPEDTINDWYEKTPDDFRFFPKVYRLISHLKWLNEIEEPVQEYLDSVVHFRDKLGTIFLQVRDNFAPKFFDRVESFVELWPKDIPLAMEFRHPDWYNDKKVADDLYQLLTENNITSVLVDTAAYRELLHMRLTNDEAFIRYVGANDASDYDRLDEWVDRLKEWQDQGIQKIDFFVHQNEEKASPRLAAHFIKGLNEKLGSDLKIPELPDGNQQKLF from the coding sequence ATGAAGTTTGGCAGCGTTGATAATCCTGAAAAACACGATCTGACTCTTCCCGAAGATCACCCCGATACAAAAAAGGTTTTATCCCAATCCCAAAATGGAAAGCCGGATATTTATGTGGGATGTGCAAAATGGAATAAAAGTGAACTGAAAGGATTTTACCCGCGCGGAACAAAAGACGAACTGACATATTATTCAACTCAATTCAATTCCATCGAGTTGAACGCTACGCATTATCGAAATTTTCCGGAAGATACCATCAACGATTGGTATGAAAAAACGCCGGATGATTTTAGGTTTTTTCCGAAAGTGTACCGGCTCATCAGTCACCTGAAATGGCTGAATGAAATTGAAGAACCGGTTCAGGAGTACCTGGACAGTGTGGTTCATTTCAGAGATAAACTCGGGACCATTTTTCTTCAGGTTCGCGATAATTTCGCCCCCAAATTTTTTGATCGAGTGGAAAGTTTTGTAGAACTCTGGCCAAAAGATATTCCGCTGGCAATGGAGTTTCGTCACCCGGACTGGTACAACGATAAGAAAGTAGCCGATGATCTTTACCAGCTTTTAACAGAGAATAATATTACCAGCGTACTTGTGGATACGGCTGCCTATCGGGAACTGCTTCATATGAGATTGACAAATGATGAAGCCTTTATCCGGTATGTGGGCGCGAACGATGCCTCCGATTATGATCGTCTCGATGAATGGGTGGATCGTTTAAAAGAGTGGCAGGATCAGGGCATTCAGAAGATTGATTTCTTTGTTCATCAAAATGAAGAGAAAGCTTCCCCGAGACTTGCCGCACATTTTATCAAAGGGCTGAATGAAAAACTCGGAAGTGACTTGAAAATTCCCGAGCTGCCGGATGGAAATCAGCAGAAACTTTTCTAA
- a CDS encoding DUF6940 family protein, whose product MNKRMDVGIMWKTFEIESSDRNLKFGIEKDSSPITNRKFLQLLSDSNEFRIFYNQFLADSGFDAFFWENKPMTDQTLDENYECNIINTDYLAGKATDAQTFNQYFDPNKSVVTFSNLGNDAELIVPCPQKENSAYTHIGSFVRNAGKNQIDELWKITGIETLKSIGSKPKWLSTSGLGVFWLHIRIDTVPKYYQTDEYKKL is encoded by the coding sequence ATGAATAAACGAATGGATGTTGGAATAATGTGGAAAACATTTGAAATTGAATCATCGGACAGGAACCTGAAATTTGGTATTGAGAAAGATAGTTCTCCAATCACAAACAGAAAGTTTCTGCAATTGTTGAGCGATTCCAATGAGTTCAGAATCTTTTACAATCAATTTTTGGCTGATTCCGGGTTTGACGCTTTTTTCTGGGAAAACAAACCCATGACGGATCAAACATTGGACGAGAATTATGAATGCAATATCATCAATACCGATTATTTGGCCGGAAAGGCTACGGATGCACAGACATTCAATCAATATTTCGATCCGAATAAATCCGTGGTAACATTTTCAAACCTTGGCAATGACGCCGAATTGATCGTTCCCTGTCCCCAAAAAGAAAATTCTGCCTATACACATATTGGCAGTTTTGTAAGAAATGCCGGGAAAAATCAGATTGATGAATTGTGGAAAATAACCGGAATTGAAACTCTCAAGTCAATCGGCAGTAAACCAAAATGGCTAAGTACTTCAGGGCTTGGAGTGTTTTGGCTTCACATTCGGATTGATACGGTTCCGAAGTATTATCAAACGGATGAGTACAAGAAACTTTAA
- a CDS encoding YqaE/Pmp3 family membrane protein: MSIIRIICAIILPPLGVFLTVGIKPAFWLNILLTILGFLPGVIHAVWIIAKHD, from the coding sequence ATGAGCATCATCAGAATTATTTGCGCGATCATCCTCCCTCCTTTGGGAGTCTTTTTAACCGTTGGCATTAAACCGGCTTTTTGGCTGAATATTCTGCTTACAATTTTAGGCTTTCTTCCGGGTGTGATTCATGCGGTTTGGATTATCGCAAAACATGATTGA
- a CDS encoding SDR family oxidoreductase — MDIRNKTAIVTGASKGIGLSTAKALIDEGVIVACWSRTPPEDYQHKNFHHFKTDLTKEDSVQNSFDETIKKLGADIPILVNNAGVGHRDRMEDMPSEQWKYLFDLNVHGLFYVTKRVIPGMKENNEGHIINIGSGAGTNGIPQMSAYCGTKYAVNGITESLHKELRDFGVKVSALSPGSVDTGFSSSNKNKLQPDDLAAAIVHMLKCPKNFHYTDVQVRPLQP; from the coding sequence ATGGATATCAGGAATAAAACAGCTATTGTAACCGGCGCCAGTAAAGGAATCGGATTATCAACGGCAAAAGCATTAATTGATGAGGGCGTAATTGTAGCGTGTTGGAGCCGGACTCCACCGGAAGACTATCAACACAAAAACTTTCATCATTTTAAAACGGATCTCACAAAAGAAGATTCCGTTCAAAATTCCTTTGATGAAACGATTAAAAAATTAGGAGCCGATATCCCGATTCTTGTAAATAATGCCGGGGTTGGTCACCGGGATAGAATGGAGGATATGCCGTCAGAACAGTGGAAATACCTTTTTGACCTGAATGTTCACGGGCTTTTTTATGTGACCAAACGTGTCATACCCGGGATGAAAGAGAACAATGAAGGCCACATTATCAATATTGGATCGGGAGCCGGAACGAACGGGATTCCACAAATGAGTGCTTATTGCGGAACCAAATACGCCGTCAATGGAATTACTGAATCCCTTCACAAAGAATTGCGTGATTTTGGAGTGAAAGTAAGTGCCCTTTCCCCCGGATCGGTGGATACAGGTTTCTCTTCATCCAACAAAAATAAATTGCAACCGGATGACCTGGCGGCGGCAATTGTGCACATGCTGAAATGTCCCAAGAATTTCCACTACACGGACGTTCAAGTTCGGCCGCTTCAGCCTTAA
- a CDS encoding caspase family protein: MATKRALTVGVNNYSILDPTGRTNLNACVNDARSIYYLLEDAFGFTQIYHLEDLNASRNNILSTLRHLVRISETGDTICFYFSGHGSRVRTDLSQADCDSYYEALVPASGAWITDRDLLRITEDLYPDAINFTIITDACHSGGLHTADSALKCRTPIFAADLLEAIVSFLNTLIPCGVCVEAVSQYADNVANVHEEHGTIDLDPDPNKTLVAATKSTLLSACHFNELSWESSAISHGLFTQAILDSVNQGNTQITYHDFMQDLSDSVADKINTIIHPTRPGVTQTPQLFGQRNRMGENFLEGWIHTPVEV; this comes from the coding sequence ATGGCAACAAAACGAGCTTTAACTGTCGGAGTAAACAACTATTCCATTTTGGATCCCACCGGGAGAACAAATCTAAACGCCTGTGTGAATGATGCGCGAAGCATTTACTATTTGCTGGAAGATGCTTTCGGGTTTACACAGATTTATCATCTGGAAGATCTCAATGCCAGCAGAAATAATATTCTGTCAACCCTCCGCCATTTGGTGAGAATTTCCGAAACCGGGGATACCATCTGTTTTTACTTTTCCGGCCATGGATCACGTGTGCGGACCGACCTTTCTCAGGCCGATTGCGACAGCTATTATGAAGCGCTGGTACCGGCATCCGGTGCGTGGATTACAGACAGGGATTTGTTAAGAATTACCGAAGATCTTTATCCCGATGCAATAAACTTCACAATCATTACCGATGCATGCCACTCCGGCGGACTTCACACGGCCGATTCCGCTTTGAAATGCCGCACGCCCATTTTTGCAGCGGATCTTTTAGAAGCGATCGTCAGTTTTTTGAATACACTAATTCCCTGTGGAGTTTGTGTGGAGGCGGTCAGCCAGTATGCTGATAATGTTGCAAATGTACACGAGGAACACGGCACGATTGATCTCGATCCCGATCCCAATAAAACGCTGGTAGCGGCCACAAAATCGACACTGCTTTCGGCCTGTCATTTCAATGAATTATCATGGGAAAGCAGCGCGATTTCGCACGGATTATTCACACAGGCCATTCTTGATTCTGTGAATCAGGGCAACACACAAATTACTTACCATGATTTTATGCAGGATTTGAGTGACAGCGTGGCTGATAAAATCAATACGATCATTCATCCAACCCGGCCGGGCGTAACTCAAACGCCGCAATTGTTTGGCCAGAGAAACCGAATGGGAGAGAATTTCCTTGAGGGATGGATTCATACTCCTGTTGAGGTGTAA